A window from Malassezia japonica chromosome 1, complete sequence encodes these proteins:
- the cwf16 gene encoding Pre-mRNA-splicing factor cwf16 (COG:S; BUSCO:EOG092655M5; EggNog:ENOG503NV3K), which yields MSERKVINRYYPPDYDPVKGNRTKHGSGHKKTVRLMAPYSMRCNSCGEFIYKGKKFNARKEIVQGEDYYGIPIYRFYIKCTRCSAEIIFRTDPKNTDYAAEDGATRNFEPWRENDGPRKEENRITVIDSDEEEEEEVDPMKALEQRTIESQREMEIMDALQDIRTRNARHERVDADTVLQSVSLGKRKVPEAAHDTTERSQEEEEDEALVKKYFGKRHDARNGSAGETNGTEEAKPNGTQFVKPNDPEDAAPNGSDAKPTPTKKQKAPEAAEEVVESVPDATSLLSDATRAHLQSLAKPANTMPKPVAKKRRGPNALGLVRK from the coding sequence ATGTCGGAGCGCAAGGTGATCAACCGGTACTACCCCCCGGACTATGACCCAGTCAAGGGCAACCGTACCAAGCACGGATCCGGCCACAAGAAGACAGTGCGCCTTATGGCGCCGtactcgatgcgctgcaaCTCGTGCGGAGAGTTTATTTACAAAGGAAAAAAGTTTAATGCACGCAAGGAAATCGTGCAGGGCGAGGACTACTACGGGATTCCCATCTACCGTTTCTACATCAAGTgcacgcggtgcagcgccgagaTCATCTTTCGGACGGACCCTAAAAATACCGATTATGCCGCCGAAGACGGTGCGACACGCAACTTTGAGCCGTGGCGCGAGAACGACGGGCCGCGCAAGGAGGAAAACCGCATCACGGTAATTGACTCggacgaagaggaggaagaggaggtCGATCCGATgaaggcgctcgagcaaCGCACGATCGAGTCGCAGCGCGAGATGGAGATTATGGATGCACTCCAAGATATCCGCACACGCAACGCACGGCACGAACGTGTAGACGCAGATACCGTGCTCCAGAGCGTCTCGCTGGgcaagcgcaaggtgccggaagcggcgcacgacacTACGGAGCGGTCgcaggaggaggaagaaGACGAGGCACTGGTCAAAAAGTACTTTGGCAAgcgccacgacgcgcgGAACGGCAGCGCGGGCGAGACAAACGGCACAGAGGAGGCCAAGCCAAACGGCACCCAGTTTGTCAAGCCAAACGACCCAGAGGACGCCGCACCGAACGGCTCCGACGCAAAGCCAACGCCGACCAAAAAGCAAAAAGCGCCCGAAGCGGCCGAAGAAGTCGTCGAGTCCGTGCCGGATGCAACGAGTCTGCTTAGCGacgcgacacgcgcgcaTCTCCAGTCGCTTGCCAAGCCTGCCAATACCATGCCTAAGCCGGTCGCCAAGAAGCGCCGGGGGCCCAACGCGCTGGGGCTGGTGCGTAAATAG
- a CDS encoding uncharacterized protein (EggNog:ENOG503Q1ES), with protein sequence MSVLKEIALDAAAMEEEPRRAAVRLARTCRAWFVRLWGHYLLPDIVLRGEDALRHFCFSITKNVLGLGKLVARHTHTISVLQDTKGRAAALFDGVTHTKLFGTQTAPLLRMVLRRCTSLTSLRIECEPLALDTRDGAGGLGEARASLQELVCLQSPWAGDAVDAVWYAGEPPAPWDALTHLQLYGPRCRLSVRTAAALGALPRLSHLALIMPSFVDAHGGKSPAPVLQAIVDACTHLEHILLVGHDEEHWVGATRHLRPAVAALRVGSAGRVLRIALVTATAPAQPWEPTHRAHPGVYTDWMLARALDGQHWNFHGACDDMAYTIDETLVPYEARNVHADADAPPTPSPRSSPPTPPLFWHEARTSPSPPSPEVWGIDNLA encoded by the coding sequence atGAGTGTCCTGAAAGAGAtagcgctcgacgcagcgGCCATGGAGGAGGAGCcacggcgggcggcggtgcgcctcgcgcggaCGTGCAGGGCATGGTTTGTGCGCTTGTGGGGGCACTACCTCTTGCCGGATATCGTGCTACGGGGGGAAGACGCGCTCCGGCACTTTTGCTTCAGCATCACCAAGAACGTGCTGGGACTGGGGAAGCTCGTGGCACGGCATACGCACACGATCAGCGTACTGCAGGATACCAaaggacgcgccgcagcactCTTTGACGGCGTCACGCACACCAAGCTCTTTGGCACACAgacggcgccgctcctccGCATGGTCCTGCGCAGGTGCACGTCGCTCACTTCGCTCCGGATCGAGTGCGAGCcactcgcgctcgacacgcgcgacggcgcggggGGACTCGGAGAGGCACGTGCTTcgctccaggagctcgtCTGCCTGCAGAGCCCGTGGGCGGGggacgcggtcgacgccgtGTGGTACGcgggcgagccgccggcgccgtggGACGCGCTCACGCACCTCCAGCTGTACGGGCCACGGTGCCGTTTGTCGGTACGCACGGCCGCAGCACTCGGCGCACTGCCGCGCCTCTCACATCTCGCTCTGATCATGCCGAGCTTTGTAGACGCCCACGGAGGAAAGAGCCCCGCACCGGTACTCCAGGCGATCGTCGACGCGTGCACACACCTCGAGCACATCTtgctcgtcggccacgACGAAGAACACTGggtcggcgcgacgcgccatTTGCGCCCggccgtcgctgcgctgcgtgtcggAAGCGCGGGGCGTGTGCTGCGCATCGCACTCGTTACTGCtacggcaccggcgcagcCGTGGGAGCcgacgcaccgcgcgcatcCAGGCGTGTACACCGACTGGATGTTGGCacgtgcgctcgacggccagCACTGGAACTTTCACGGGGCATGCGACGATATGGCGTACACGATCGACGAGACTCTTGTTCCGTACGAGGCACGCAATGTGCATGcggacgccgacgctccgccgacgccctcgccgcggtcgtcgccgccaaCGCCCCCGCTGTTTTGGCACGAGgcacgcacgtcgccctcgccgccctcgcccGAAGTGTGGGGTATCGACAACCTTGCCTAG
- the PBP1 gene encoding poly(A)-binding protein binding protein (BUSCO:EOG09262HQM; SECRETED:SignalP(1-21); EggNog:ENOG503NVG9; COG:A) has protein sequence MREGLVCLLAMLVGQMVVVTMQSGERYVGVLSAARTEASPLGVVLTAAQALTSEGKGDVGEVISSLVIPGSDLAEIDATNAQLSASEELEALQQNLAKSKTGFRTDTEISQAGRLDERALQKWDDVGEALEETNLETSNSAQGWDQFAANEARFGIKSNYEETLYTTKLDRSGKDFKQREREADRIAREILEQGSDNVHLAEERNQVDASEINEEDKYGAVVRNTNADASPSARSNAPEAKPAPAPAPGSKALTADFRQFVSAERERLVVRKAELAQKEKQNRLTDLKAWAQNFRLTTPVPADLQPKKEEKKQEAKDKPASSFKMNAAARSFNPTAASFTPGARATPSASASPATPAARPAAVPAPAPAPAPAPAPAPVPVPAPAPAPAPAPAPPPQHPFFGSRIPKNVGPSARPMDDFRAPKSKKLPEANSVTAWWPYTGPPYRQQVAMSAMPGPGKPFGDAQGPVGMPPMMPPMVGVYPPAGVSPVQGNRTPASPHARVGKSPRQPPPPLPMGMPPQGPMPDQQQPYALVYPPYGQYRFPAQPPYMPPPDQMPQGAPMMYAPMSPSLVGQMPFAPPPGPGVPYSPMPAAPYAIPPRPAASPGVGKHQEKRGPRPDGASRGAPNRSENAPDRT, from the coding sequence ATGCGCGAGGGCCTGGTGTGTCTGCTTGCGATGCTTGTCGGGCAGATGGTCGTTGTGACGATGCAGAGTGGCGAGCGgtacgtcggcgtgctgtCTGCCGCCCGCACCGAGGCGAGCCCCCTCGGCGTGGTGCTCACCGCGGCTCAGGCGCTGACAAGCGAAGGCAAGGGCGATGTCGGCGAGGTGATCAGCTCGCTCGTCATCCCCGGCTCGGATCTTGCCGAGATCGATGCGACGAACGCGCAGCTCTCCGCCtcggaggagctcgaggcgctgcagcagaaCCTCGCCAAGTCCAAAACCGGATTCCGCACGGATACCGAGATCAGCCAGGCCGGCCGCCTggacgagcgtgcgctgcaaaAGTGGGACGatgtcggcgaggcgctcgaggagacAAACCTCGAGACGAGCAACTCGGCCCAGGGCTGGGACCAGTTTGCGGcgaacgaggcgcgctTCGGCATCAAGTCCAACTACGAAGAGACGCTGTACACCACCAAGCTCGACCGCTCCGGCAAGGACTTTAAGCAGcgtgagcgcgaggccgaccgcatcgcgcgcgaaATCCTTGAGCAGGGCTCGGACAATGTgcaccttgccgaggagcgcaacCAGGTCGATGCCTCGGAGATCAACGAGGAGGACAAGTACGGCGCGGTGGTGCGCAACACGAATGCAGACGCATCCCCGTCTGCCCGCAGCaacgcgcccgaggcgaagccggcgccggcgccggcgccgggcagCAAGGCGCTCACCGCCGACTTCCGCCAGTTTGTCagcgcggagcgcgagcgcctggtcgtgcgcaaggcggagcttgcgcagaAAGAAAAGCAAAACCGCCTCACGGACCTCAAGGCGTGGGCGCAAAACTTCCGCCTCACCACCCCCGTTCCGGCCGACCTCCAGCCAAAGAAGGAGGAGAAGAAGCAAGAGGCCAAGGACAAGCCTGCGTCGTCGTTCAAGATGaacgcggccgcgcgctcgttcAACCccaccgccgcgtcgttcacgccgggcgcgcgcgcgacgccgtccgcgtccgcgtcgccggcgacgcccgcggcgcgcccggcggcggtccCCGCTCCTGCCCCCGCTCCTGCCcccgctcctgcgcctgcgcctgtgcctgttcctgcacctgcgcctgcacctgcgcctgcgcctgcgccgccccccCAGCACCCTTTCTTTGGCTCGCGCATCCCAAAGAATGTCGGGCCGTCTGCCCGGCCGATGGACGACTTCCGCGCGCCAAAATCCAAAAAGCTGCCCGAGGCCAACTCGGTCACGGCCTGGTGGCCGTACACCGGCCCCCCCTACCGGCAGCAGGTCGCAATGAGCGCAATGCCGGGGCCTGGCAAGCCGTttggcgacgcgcaggGCCCGGTCGGCATGCCGCCGATGATGCCGCCGATGGTCGGCGTGTATCCCCCCGCGGGCGTGTCGCCGGTGCAAGGCAACCGCACCCCCGCATCGCCCCATGCGCGTGTGGGCAAGTCGCCCCgccagccgccgccgccgctgccgatgGGCATGCCGCCGCAGGGTCCGATGCCGGATCAGCAGCAGCCGTATGCGCTTGTCTATCCGCCCTATGGCCAGTACCGCTTCccggcgcagccgccgtACATGCCGCCGCCTGATCAGATGCCCCAAGGCGCGCCGATGATGTACGCGCCCAtgtcgccgtcgctcgtcggccaAATGCCgtttgcgccgccgcctgggcccggcgtgccgtaCAGCCCGatgcccgccgcgccgtacgcgaTCCCCccgcggcctgctgcgAGCCCGGGCGTGGGCAAGCACCAGGAAAAGCGGGGTCCGCGGCCGGACggcgcgagccgcggcgcaccgaaCCGCTCCGAGAACGCGCCCGACCGGACGTAG
- a CDS encoding uncharacterized protein (COG:J; EggNog:ENOG503Q37W), translating into MAWAPRPVVRRTVLLAGLGNYTHPTTRHSIGQYVLEPLARCAAAHDVQVRAEVAATMERFRGTPHALPPSELPRAFAMERAAKGWVAKVSVLLDTKPQKGTKFSPLFKAEPARFPLVLADIVLYIPKFLMNVSGAGIAAAQGAYPGVRLPDDVLLLHDEMSRAFGKISFKAGGSAAGHNGVRSAQAMLRTKKVAGDVARIRIGIGRPPEGVDVSPFVLGTMPSDWLDACQWPPPGNAPASAMPELAGAPPRGELIEQVWKEVVQWCIRPYVP; encoded by the coding sequence ATGGCctgggcgccgcggccggtgGTGCGCCGGACGGTGCTGCTGGCGGGGCTGGGGAACTATACGCACCCCACGACGCGGCACTCGATAGGGCAGTACGTCCTggagccgctcgcgcggtgtgctgcggcgcacgacgtccAGGTGCGCGCCGAAGTCGCGGCGACGATGGAGCGATTCCGGGGCACACCGCATGCGCTGCCCCCGAGCGAGCTCCCGCGCGCGTTTGCAatggagcgcgcggcgaagGGGTGGGTCGCCAAAGTCTCGGTCCTCCTCGATACCAAGCCGCAAAAAGGGACCAAGTTTAGCCCGCTGTTCAAGGCCGAGCCTGCGCGCTTTCCGCTCGTGCTGGCCGACATTGTGTTGTATATCCCCAAGTTTCTCATGAACGTGTCCGGCGCGGgcatcgccgcggcgcagggcgcgtaTCCGGGCGTGCGTCTGCcggacgacgtgctgctCCTCCACGACGAAATGTCGCGCGCCTTTGGCAAAATCTCTTTCAAGGCtggcggcagcgccgctgGGCACAAtggcgtgcgcagcgcgcaggCCATGCTACGTACGAAGAAGGtcgccggcgacgtcgcgcgcatccgcaTCGGCATCGGGCGCCCGCCAGAGGGGGTGGACGTCTCGCCGTTCGTCCTCGgcacgatgccgagcgactGGCTCGACGCGTGCCAGTGGCCTCCGCCGGGCaatgcgccggcgagcgccatgcCCGAGCTTGCCGGAGCGCccccgcgcggcgagctcatCGAGCAGGTATGGAAAGAGGTGGTGCAGTGGTGCATTCGGCCCTACGTGCCGTAG
- the COQ1 gene encoding tRNA dimethylallyltransferase (COG:H; BUSCO:EOG092634B5; EggNog:ENOG503NV2J) yields the protein MALLQRGALAAQRVARSRATLRAASSWSAVVDSAKSALSADGSATDGRAAVRSLLRDPLEVVGEELSSLRHNIASLLGSGHPSLDRVGKYYFQAEGKHVRPMIVLLMSKATNGLSPAWGAQRAAAVGEDADVSISPENVLNDVNPSAKAAERSPAPACASPYVPHLQNVLLPTQRRLAEITEMIHVASLLHDDVIDASDLRRGAPSAPSTFGNKLSILGGDFLLGRASIALARLRDPEVVELMSTVIANLVEGEVMQLRASVSDQVPVTDVGSSEPNAYVLDRFWTQSTTPQGPTRELFAYYLQKTYLKTASLIAKSARSATVLGGCGEAPLAAPALTSEERAAAHKVCDAAYVYGRNVGIAFQLVDDLLDFQSTSEAFGKPSGGADLQLGLATAPVLYAWQEFPETNLGEMVQRRFSQPGDVQEALAIVHRSNGLARTAELARYHAQVAGEALLALPESDARAALAQLNEQIITRVK from the coding sequence ATGGCCCTtttgcagcgcggcgctttggcagcgcagcgcgtcgcgcgtagccgtgcgacgctgcgtgcggcctCTTCCTGGTCCGCGGTTGTGGACAGTGCCAAGAGTGCGCTGAGCGCCGACGGGAGCGCGACggacggccgcgcggccgtgcggtcgctgctgcgcgaccccctcgaggtcgtcggcgaagagctctcgtcgctgcggcATAATATCGCGTCGCTGCTTGGCAGCGGCCACCCCTCGCTGGACCGCGTGGGCAAGTACTACTTCCAGGCGGAAGGCAAGCATGTGCGCCCGATGATTGTGCTGCTCATGTCGAAGGCGACCAACGGCCTGAGCCCCGCGTggggcgcgcagcgtgcggcggccgtcggcgaggacgcggaCGTGTCCATCAGCCCCGAGAATGTCCTGAATGACGTGAACCCGAgcgccaaggcggccgagcgcagcccggcgccggcgtgtGCGTCGCCGTATGTGCCGCACCTGCAAAACGTGCTCCTTcccacgcagcgccgcctcgccgagatcaCCGAGATGATCCACGttgcgtcgctgctgcacgacgacgtgatcgacgcgtcggacctgcgccgcggcgcgccgtccgcgccgagcacgttCGGCAACAAGCTCAGCatcctcggcggcgactttttgctcggccgcgcctcgattgcgctcgcgcgcctgcgcgacccCGAGGTCGTGGAGCTGATGTCGACCGTCATTGCGAACCtggtcgagggcgaggtGATGCAGCtccgcgcgagcgtctcggaCCAGGTGCCGGTGACGGACGTGGGGTCGTCCGAGCCCAACGCCTACGTCCTCGACCGCTTTTGGACGCAGAGTACCACGCCGCAGGggccgacgcgcgagctgtTTGCATACTATCTGCAAAAGACCTACCTCAAAACCGCGTCGCTGATCGCCaagtcggcgcgctccgcgacggtgctcggcggctgcggcgaggcgccgctcgccgcgccggcgctcacgagcgaggagcgcgccgcggcgcacaaggTGTGCGATGCGGCGTACGTGTACGGGCGCAACGTCGGCATCGCGTTCCAGCTGGtcgacgacctgctcgacttCCAGTCGACCTCAGAGGCGTTCGGTAAgccgtcgggcggcgcggatctgcagctcggcctcgccaccgcgccggtgctctACGCCTGGCAGGAATTTCCCGAGACGAACCTCGGCGAGATGGTCCAGCGCCGCTTCTCGCAACCTGGCGACGTCCAGGAGGCACTCGCGATCGTGCACCGCTCCAACGGCCTTGCACGCACCGCTGAGCTCGCCCGATACCACGCGCAGGTCgctggcgaggcgctccttgcgctgcccgagagcgatgcacgcgctgcgctcgcgcagctcaacGAGCAGATTATTACTCGTGTCAAATAG
- a CDS encoding uncharacterized protein (EggNog:ENOG503NX26; COG:A), protein MSAPPAYLDAREDTVHLDQSTQQYVWEGDDGEWEWHGPAPTDDEERVTKGRWIKRIGEEEISKQQEVYSVKGVDENTPAAPVLKRHQGKKRKAEGEAPPKRAKRNTAVFVTQLPLDTEAHEVAEVFSRYGVLLEDDRGEPRVKLYHDESTGAFKGEALVVYFKPESVDLAVQLLDDTYLRASKGVCSGPCMHVEPAAFRQEGGEEEKKEPKALSDADRKSIKKRMTKMNSKINDWDSDSGDEASQKLSQTARTLILKKMFTLAELDEDPTLLLDLKQDVREECASLGEVTNVVLWDREPEGVITVRFREPAAARACLAKMDGRYFAGRQIAALLADGRPKFRRTAGGDDDDGDEEQQRADAFGEWLDQGGDQDA, encoded by the exons atgagcgcgccgccggcgtaTTTGGACGCCCGCGAGGACACCGTGCACCTCGATCAGAGCACGCAGCAGTATGTATGGGAAGGGGACGACGGGGAATGGGAGTGGCACGGCCCTGCGCCGACGgatgacgaggagcgcgtgaCAAAGGGCCGGTGGATcaagcgcatcggcgaggaggagatcAGCAAGCAGCAAGAGGTGTACAGCGTAAAAGGCGTAGACGAAAATAcacctgcggcgccggtgctcaAGCGGCACCAAGGCAAGAAGCGTaaggccgagggcgaggcgccgccgaagcgTGCCAAGCGGAATACGGCCGTGTTTGTCACGCAGCTTCCGCTGGAtaccgaggcgcacgaggtcgccgaggtctTTTCGCGgtacggcgtgctgctTGAGGACGACCGtggcgagccgcgcgtGAAGCTGTACCACGACGAAAGCACCGGCGCGTTCAaaggcgaggcgctcgttgTCTACTTTAAGCCGGAGAGCGTCGACCTGGCCGTGCAGTTGCTCGACGATACCTAtttgcgcgcgagcaaAGGCGTGTGCAGCGGCCCCTGCATGCACGTCGAGCCCGCTGCCTTCCGGCAAGAGGGCGGTGAGGAAGAAAAGAAGGAGCCCAAGGCGCTCTCGGATGCCGACCGGAAGAGCATCAAGAAGCGCATGACCAAGATGAACAGCAAGATCAACGACTGGGACTCGGACTCGGGCGACGAAGCAAGCCAGAAGCTGAGCCAgaccgcgcgcacgctcatcCTCAAGAAGATGTTTAcgctggccgagctcgacgaggacccCACGTTGCTCCTCGACCTGAAgcaggacgtgcgcgaggagtgcgcgtcgctcggcgaggtgacGAATGTGGTGCTGTGGGAT CGTGAACCCGAAGGTGTAATTACCGTGCGTTTCCGcgagccggcggccgcccgcgcGTGCCTCGCCAAGATGGACGGCCGGTACTTTGCCGGGCGCCAgattgcggcgctccttgccgacGGGCGCCCCAAGTttcggcgcacggccgggggcgacgacgacgacggggacgaggagcagcagcgcgccgatgcATTCGGCGAGTGGCTCGACCAAGGAGGCGATCAAGATGCATAG